In one Effusibacillus pohliae DSM 22757 genomic region, the following are encoded:
- the icmF gene encoding fused isobutyryl-CoA mutase/GTPase IcmF, giving the protein METTVYRPKHKIRFVTASSLFDGHDASINIFRRILQASGAEVIHLGHNRSVEEVVNAAIQEDVQGIAVSSYQGGHMEYFKYMYDLLQEKGAGHIKIFGGGGGVIVPEEIRELEAYGITKIYSPEDGRRMGLQGIINHMLQETDFPTVRDLQNEVEQLHEKNSLAIARLITLAEEAVRTKEAAASAGAAGNGPGAGQAAAAGSAANHGAAEIAPAAEAILATVKEKAADVPVVGITGTGGAGKSSLTDELVRRFLNDFADKTVAILSVDPSKQKTGGALLGDRIRMNSIHNPRVYMRSLATRKSRSELSAAITDAINVVKAAGFDLIIVETSGIGQGDAGITEIADVSLYVMTSEFGAPSQLEKIDMLDYADLIAINKFERKGSEDALRDVRKQYQRNHNLFHVKEEELPVYGTIASQFNDPGTNVLYRALIDTINRKCGTDWQSSLEIRETRSRKNYIVPPDRTMYLAEIVNTVRNYKKFTDEQVAIARKLYQLHGAKETLAAAGADAKLLQSLDQQIAHFDGMLHPECKRILENWPKLKETYRQDEFVTKVRDKEVRTKLFHTSLSGLRIPKIALPDFADWGEILKWSLKENVPGEFPYTAGVFPFKREGEDPKRQFAGEGTPERTNLRFHYLCKNDPAKRLSTAFDSVTLYGHDPDTRPDIYGKIGESGVSVCTLDDMKKLYAGFDLCDPSTSVSMTINGPAPILLAMFMNTAIDQQVQKFVEKNGRQPNAEEYEQIKAYTLSTVRGTVQADILKEDQGQNTCIFSTEFALRMMGDIQQYFIDHKVRNYYSVSISGYHIAEAGANPISQLAFTLANAFTYVEYYLSRGMHIDDFAPNLSFFFSNGMDPEYSVMGRVARRIWATVIKHKYGGNERSQKLKYHIQTSGRSLHAMEIDFNDIRTTLQALIAIYDNCNSLHTNAYDEAITTPTEESVRRAMAIQMIITKEFGLAKNENPLQGSFIIEELTDLVEEAVLAEFMRINDRGGVLGAMETQYQRGKIQEESMYYEQLKHSGELPIIGVNTFLNPKALAGEAEAPKVELARATREEKELQIANLREFQERNKDKAPEMLQRLKQVAQSGGNIFAELMETVKYCSLGQITQALYEVGGQYRRNM; this is encoded by the coding sequence ATGGAAACCACCGTGTATCGTCCGAAACATAAAATCCGTTTTGTCACAGCGTCCAGTCTGTTTGACGGGCATGATGCGTCGATCAACATTTTCCGGCGGATTCTGCAGGCGTCCGGCGCGGAAGTGATTCACCTGGGGCACAACCGTTCGGTTGAGGAAGTGGTGAACGCCGCCATCCAGGAGGATGTGCAGGGAATTGCCGTCAGTTCCTACCAGGGCGGGCACATGGAATATTTCAAGTACATGTACGACCTGCTGCAGGAAAAAGGGGCCGGCCACATCAAGATTTTCGGCGGCGGCGGCGGCGTGATCGTGCCGGAGGAAATCCGGGAACTGGAAGCGTATGGCATTACCAAGATCTATTCGCCGGAAGACGGGCGGCGGATGGGACTGCAGGGGATCATCAACCACATGCTGCAGGAGACCGATTTTCCGACCGTCCGCGATCTGCAGAACGAAGTGGAGCAGCTGCACGAGAAAAATTCGCTGGCGATCGCCCGCCTGATCACGTTGGCGGAAGAGGCGGTGAGAACGAAGGAGGCTGCCGCTTCCGCGGGGGCGGCCGGCAACGGCCCGGGTGCCGGACAGGCGGCTGCAGCCGGGAGCGCGGCAAACCATGGTGCGGCGGAGATCGCCCCGGCGGCGGAAGCGATTTTGGCAACGGTCAAGGAGAAGGCGGCTGATGTGCCGGTCGTCGGCATTACCGGGACGGGCGGAGCCGGCAAATCCTCGCTGACGGATGAATTGGTACGCCGGTTTTTGAACGATTTTGCCGATAAGACGGTGGCGATCCTGTCGGTCGACCCGTCCAAGCAAAAAACGGGCGGTGCGCTGCTTGGCGACCGCATCCGCATGAACTCGATCCACAACCCGCGTGTGTACATGCGTTCGCTGGCGACCCGCAAGTCCAGGTCGGAGCTGTCGGCGGCCATCACCGATGCGATCAACGTGGTGAAAGCAGCCGGATTCGATTTGATCATCGTCGAAACATCCGGAATCGGCCAAGGTGACGCTGGAATTACCGAGATCGCCGATGTGTCGCTGTATGTGATGACATCCGAGTTCGGGGCGCCGTCCCAGCTTGAAAAAATCGACATGCTCGACTACGCCGACCTGATTGCGATCAACAAGTTTGAGCGGAAAGGGTCGGAAGACGCGCTGCGCGACGTGCGCAAACAGTATCAGCGCAACCACAATCTGTTCCATGTGAAAGAGGAGGAACTCCCGGTCTACGGCACGATCGCCAGCCAGTTTAACGATCCGGGGACGAATGTTTTGTACCGGGCGCTGATCGATACGATCAACCGGAAATGCGGCACCGATTGGCAATCGTCGCTGGAAATCCGCGAGACGAGAAGCCGCAAAAATTATATCGTGCCGCCTGACCGCACGATGTATCTGGCGGAGATCGTCAACACGGTGCGCAACTACAAGAAATTCACCGACGAGCAGGTGGCGATCGCCCGCAAGCTGTACCAGCTGCATGGGGCGAAGGAGACGCTGGCGGCGGCCGGTGCGGACGCGAAGCTTCTGCAGTCGCTCGATCAGCAGATCGCCCATTTTGACGGCATGCTGCATCCCGAATGCAAACGCATCTTGGAAAATTGGCCGAAGCTGAAGGAAACCTACCGCCAGGACGAGTTTGTGACCAAAGTGCGGGATAAGGAAGTTCGCACAAAACTGTTCCACACTTCGCTGTCCGGCTTGCGGATTCCGAAGATCGCGCTGCCCGATTTTGCGGATTGGGGCGAAATCCTGAAATGGAGCTTGAAGGAAAACGTGCCAGGCGAGTTTCCCTACACGGCAGGCGTGTTCCCGTTCAAACGGGAAGGGGAGGACCCGAAACGCCAGTTCGCCGGTGAAGGGACGCCGGAGCGGACGAACCTCCGCTTCCATTACCTGTGCAAAAACGATCCGGCCAAGCGGCTGTCGACCGCGTTTGATTCGGTCACGCTGTACGGCCACGACCCGGATACCCGCCCGGACATCTACGGGAAAATCGGCGAATCGGGCGTGTCGGTCTGCACGCTGGACGACATGAAGAAGCTGTACGCCGGTTTCGACCTGTGCGACCCGTCCACTTCGGTGTCGATGACGATCAACGGCCCGGCGCCGATTTTGCTGGCGATGTTTATGAACACGGCGATCGACCAGCAGGTGCAGAAGTTTGTCGAGAAAAATGGCCGCCAGCCGAATGCGGAGGAGTATGAACAGATTAAGGCCTACACCCTGTCGACCGTACGGGGAACCGTGCAGGCGGATATCCTGAAAGAGGACCAGGGGCAGAACACCTGTATTTTCTCGACCGAGTTTGCGCTGCGGATGATGGGGGATATCCAGCAATACTTCATCGATCACAAAGTGCGCAATTACTATTCGGTCTCGATTTCCGGCTACCATATCGCGGAGGCGGGGGCGAATCCGATCTCGCAGCTGGCGTTTACGCTGGCGAACGCGTTCACCTACGTCGAATACTACCTGAGCCGCGGCATGCACATTGACGATTTTGCGCCGAACCTGTCGTTCTTCTTCTCGAACGGCATGGATCCGGAATACAGTGTAATGGGCCGGGTGGCGCGGCGGATCTGGGCGACTGTCATCAAGCACAAGTACGGCGGCAACGAGCGTTCGCAGAAGCTGAAGTACCACATTCAGACGTCGGGCCGTTCGCTGCATGCGATGGAGATCGATTTCAACGACATCCGGACGACGCTGCAGGCGCTGATCGCGATCTACGACAACTGCAACAGCTTGCACACGAACGCGTATGACGAAGCGATCACGACGCCGACGGAAGAGTCGGTGCGGCGCGCGATGGCGATCCAGATGATCATCACGAAGGAATTTGGCCTGGCGAAAAACGAGAATCCGCTGCAAGGCTCGTTTATCATCGAGGAGTTGACCGATCTGGTGGAAGAGGCGGTGCTGGCCGAATTCATGCGGATCAACGACCGCGGCGGCGTGCTCGGGGCGATGGAAACGCAGTACCAGCGCGGCAAAATCCAGGAAGAATCGATGTATTACGAACAGTTGAAACACAGCGGCGAACTGCCGATCATCGGCGTCAACACGTTCCTCAATCCGAAGGCGCTGGCAGGCGAGGCGGAGGCGCCGAAGGTGGAACTCGCCCGCGCCACAAGGGAAGAGAAGGAACTGCAAATTGCGAATCTGCGCGAGTTCCAGGAGCGGAACAAAGACAAGGCGCCGGAAATGCTGCAGCGGCTGAAGCAGGTGGCACAAAGCGGCGGCAACATTTTTGCGGAGTTGATGGAAACGGTCAAATACTGCTCGCTCGGCCAGATCACGCAAGCGCTGTATGAGGTCGGCGGCCAATACCGGCGGAATATGTAA
- a CDS encoding MarR family winged helix-turn-helix transcriptional regulator yields the protein MDVFNHELIRSFWKITRAFKRIFRESAEAAGLTGVQLWCLFIISKHPNIGLGELADRVHLTNSTISGVVDRLVKAGLIVRETPPHDRRAISLVITDKGREKLQQFVAPDSVLVKRLSVLLELPDEDVQTLLRIHRQILRKIEIEED from the coding sequence ATGGATGTCTTCAACCACGAGCTGATTCGTTCCTTCTGGAAAATCACGCGCGCGTTCAAGCGCATCTTCCGTGAAAGCGCCGAAGCGGCCGGTTTGACGGGCGTCCAGTTGTGGTGTCTGTTCATCATCTCGAAACATCCCAACATCGGATTGGGAGAATTGGCAGACCGGGTGCATTTGACCAACAGCACGATAAGCGGTGTGGTGGACCGGCTGGTGAAGGCCGGCCTGATCGTGCGGGAGACGCCGCCGCACGACCGACGGGCGATTTCGCTTGTGATCACCGACAAAGGACGGGAGAAACTGCAACAGTTCGTCGCGCCAGACTCCGTCTTGGTGAAACGCCTGTCGGTACTGCTGGAGCTGCCCGATGAGGATGTGCAGACGCTGTTGCGGATTCATCGGCAAATTTTGCGGAAAATCGAGATCGAGGAGGACTGA
- a CDS encoding ABC transporter substrate-binding protein, translating into MKKKLITATAIAALALGALAGCGGKQQANGNAGGGSSSGDTIKIGTDFEMTGGQAAFGTSALKGVKLAVKEINAAGGVLGKQIQIIDADNASKNDESARAAQKLISNDKVVALIGATTSTNTLAAVPVAMEKKIPLITSSATNPKVTVDERTGKVNEWVFRACFIDPFQGKVMADFATKELKAKTAVIYTDTSSDYSKGLTKFFEETFTKNGGQILAKESYQQKDTDFKAVLTRIKEKKPDVIYVPGYYEEVGKIIKQGRELGITAPFMGGDGWDAPQLIDIAGKENLNNTYISNHYAPDDNSPEVQQFVQSFKKEYNGETPDAMAVLGYDAMKMLADAIKRAGSTDPAKIKDALAATKDFKAATGSITLNENHDPVKSAVVLEYKDGKQVFKGKVNP; encoded by the coding sequence ATGAAGAAAAAACTGATAACCGCAACCGCCATCGCGGCACTGGCGCTTGGCGCATTGGCAGGCTGCGGCGGTAAGCAGCAGGCAAACGGCAACGCCGGGGGAGGCAGCAGCTCCGGGGACACGATCAAGATTGGCACCGACTTTGAGATGACCGGCGGTCAAGCGGCGTTCGGTACATCGGCGTTGAAAGGCGTCAAACTGGCCGTCAAGGAGATTAACGCAGCAGGCGGGGTGCTCGGCAAGCAAATTCAGATTATCGACGCCGACAACGCGTCCAAAAACGACGAATCCGCCCGCGCGGCGCAAAAACTGATTTCGAACGATAAAGTGGTCGCTTTGATCGGGGCCACCACTTCCACCAACACACTGGCGGCAGTGCCGGTAGCGATGGAGAAGAAGATTCCGTTGATCACTTCTTCCGCCACCAACCCGAAAGTAACGGTTGACGAGCGGACCGGCAAGGTCAATGAGTGGGTGTTCCGGGCTTGCTTCATCGACCCGTTCCAGGGCAAGGTGATGGCCGATTTCGCAACGAAAGAGCTGAAGGCGAAGACGGCGGTGATCTACACCGATACGTCGAGTGACTATTCAAAAGGCCTGACCAAGTTCTTTGAAGAAACCTTTACCAAGAACGGCGGCCAGATTTTGGCGAAAGAATCCTATCAGCAGAAAGACACCGACTTCAAGGCGGTGCTCACCCGCATCAAGGAAAAGAAACCGGATGTGATCTACGTCCCTGGCTACTATGAAGAGGTCGGCAAAATCATCAAACAGGGCCGTGAACTGGGAATCACCGCTCCGTTTATGGGCGGCGACGGTTGGGACGCTCCGCAGCTGATCGACATCGCCGGCAAGGAGAACCTGAACAACACTTACATCTCCAACCACTATGCGCCGGATGACAACTCGCCGGAAGTCCAGCAGTTCGTCCAGTCGTTCAAGAAAGAATACAACGGCGAAACACCGGATGCGATGGCGGTTCTCGGTTACGATGCAATGAAGATGCTGGCGGACGCGATCAAGCGGGCCGGCAGCACCGATCCGGCGAAAATCAAAGACGCGCTTGCAGCGACCAAAGATTTCAAAGCGGCGACCGGTTCCATCACGCTCAATGAGAACCACGACCCTGTGAAATCGGCCGTTGTACTGGAGTACAAAGACGGCAAACAAGTATTCAAAGGAAAGGTAAATCCGTAA
- a CDS encoding DMT family transporter — protein MNPFYLGAVYVILSAAGFGLLPIFALYAYQGGASVTTLLFLRFSIASLFFFTYLFAKTKGYRLTARQFMSLFLLGGIFYTIQSSLYFLSVKYIPTSLAALLLYMYPVFVAALAFFVEHEKLSRQTILSICLTITGVAIVLGAPIDRINIVGVLCAVGAALTYSCYIVFGNRVVAQIPPVTTSAFISFFAAFALLVLGIATGSLNLEMSRQAWVSVVGIALVSTVLSILAFFAGVRVIGSTKASILSSLEPVVTIVCSSLLFEERLTWLQSVGGCMVLVGTVLVVWMQKKVLSETSLNQTYKNN, from the coding sequence ATGAATCCGTTTTATTTGGGTGCTGTCTACGTAATTCTGTCGGCGGCAGGATTCGGGCTGTTGCCGATTTTTGCATTGTATGCGTACCAGGGGGGAGCCAGTGTTACCACTCTGCTGTTTTTGCGATTTTCCATCGCCAGCCTGTTTTTCTTTACATACCTGTTTGCGAAAACGAAAGGATACCGCCTGACAGCTCGCCAATTCATGTCGCTGTTTCTGCTGGGGGGAATCTTCTACACCATCCAGTCGAGCCTGTATTTTTTATCCGTAAAATATATCCCGACCTCACTGGCCGCTTTGCTTCTGTATATGTATCCGGTGTTTGTCGCGGCGCTCGCATTTTTTGTCGAACATGAAAAGCTGTCCAGGCAAACGATTCTGTCGATTTGCCTGACGATTACCGGCGTCGCCATCGTTCTCGGTGCCCCGATCGACAGAATCAACATCGTGGGCGTGTTGTGCGCGGTCGGCGCGGCACTCACGTACTCGTGCTATATTGTGTTCGGCAACCGGGTGGTGGCGCAAATTCCGCCGGTTACCACCAGTGCGTTTATCTCTTTCTTCGCCGCTTTCGCCCTGTTGGTGCTTGGTATCGCCACCGGCAGCCTGAACCTCGAAATGAGCCGCCAGGCTTGGGTATCTGTGGTGGGCATCGCATTGGTGTCGACCGTTCTGTCGATCCTGGCCTTTTTTGCCGGCGTCCGTGTGATCGGCTCGACCAAGGCGTCTATCCTTAGTTCGCTGGAACCGGTGGTGACGATCGTCTGCTCTTCCTTGTTGTTCGAGGAGCGGTTGACCTGGCTTCAGTCAGTCGGGGGGTGCATGGTATTGGTAGGCACCGTGCTCGTGGTGTGGATGCAAAAGAAAGTTCTGAGCGAGACAAGCCTGAACCAAACTTACAAAAACAACTAA
- a CDS encoding YqgQ family protein, with protein MRKSLYEVRQLLKRFQIFVYTGNELDDAVLMEAELEDLYEMKLIEEEEYLKARLMIKQVLANQHHNT; from the coding sequence ATGCGGAAGTCTCTGTACGAAGTACGGCAGTTGCTGAAGCGGTTTCAGATTTTTGTCTATACGGGAAACGAGTTGGACGATGCGGTGCTGATGGAGGCGGAACTGGAAGACTTGTACGAAATGAAGCTGATCGAAGAGGAAGAATACCTCAAGGCGCGGCTGATGATTAAGCAAGTATTGGCAAACCAGCATCATAATACTTGA
- a CDS encoding TetR/AcrR family transcriptional regulator, translated as MANKSKPIPSLVKDQELVKIRRGQIIRAAVDLFVEKGFHKTTTREIARKSGLGIGTLYEYIQSKEDVLYLVCDFIHTDVLQQLDEEMTHGHTGRDTLVNAIRDFFRVMDRMQDYVLLIYQELKSLPGEMLRYVLAKEEEITSRFERILERGIADGSLLLEPGSVKLMAHNIVVLGQMWAFRRWALGRHYTLDEYTQHQTSLILQGMQPKDQVAT; from the coding sequence GTGGCAAACAAAAGCAAACCGATTCCTTCTTTGGTAAAGGATCAAGAACTGGTGAAAATCCGCCGGGGGCAGATCATCCGGGCTGCCGTCGATCTGTTCGTGGAGAAAGGGTTTCACAAGACGACCACTCGCGAGATTGCCCGCAAAAGCGGACTCGGGATCGGGACGCTGTATGAATACATCCAGTCAAAAGAAGACGTTCTCTATCTGGTCTGCGACTTTATCCACACCGATGTTCTGCAGCAGTTGGATGAGGAGATGACACACGGGCATACGGGCCGGGATACGCTGGTCAACGCGATTCGCGACTTTTTCCGTGTGATGGATCGCATGCAGGACTATGTGCTGCTGATCTACCAGGAGTTGAAGTCGCTTCCCGGCGAGATGCTCCGCTATGTGCTTGCGAAGGAAGAGGAGATCACCAGCCGCTTTGAGCGAATCCTGGAACGGGGGATTGCGGACGGCTCACTGTTGCTGGAACCCGGTTCCGTCAAGCTGATGGCGCACAACATCGTGGTGCTGGGCCAGATGTGGGCGTTCCGCCGCTGGGCGCTCGGCCGCCATTACACGCTGGATGAGTATACGCAGCATCAGACCAGCCTGATTTTGCAAGGGATGCAGCCAAAAGACCAGGTGGCCACCTGA
- a CDS encoding ABC transporter ATP-binding protein yields MAQPTLLLDVQKVSRSFGGLKAVSDVSMHLRKGELVGLIGPNGAGKTTLFNLLTGVYEPSEGKILLNGESIGGLKPYQITQKGAARTFQNIRLFSDLSVLDNVKIAYHQHAKHSVFSSILRLPSHFKGEAEITEKAIEFLKIFKLDGKKDELAKNLPYGEQRRLEIARALAARPKLLLLDEPAAGMNPQETQDLMHLIQWIRREFDLTILLIEHDMSLVMGVCERIYVLDRGLLIAEGTPSEIKSNPKVIEAYLGQEV; encoded by the coding sequence ATGGCGCAACCAACACTTCTGCTTGATGTGCAAAAGGTCAGCCGCTCTTTCGGTGGTCTGAAGGCGGTATCCGACGTATCGATGCATCTGCGCAAGGGCGAACTGGTCGGTCTGATCGGTCCGAACGGCGCAGGAAAGACGACTTTGTTCAACCTGCTGACCGGGGTCTATGAACCTTCCGAGGGGAAGATCCTGTTGAACGGGGAGTCGATCGGCGGCCTGAAACCTTACCAGATCACGCAAAAAGGCGCCGCCCGCACATTCCAGAACATCCGCCTGTTCAGCGATCTGTCCGTCCTGGACAACGTGAAAATCGCCTATCACCAGCACGCGAAACATTCGGTGTTCTCGTCGATTTTGCGGCTGCCGTCCCATTTTAAAGGCGAGGCGGAGATCACGGAGAAAGCGATCGAGTTTCTGAAAATCTTCAAACTGGACGGCAAGAAGGACGAACTTGCGAAAAATCTGCCATACGGCGAACAGCGCCGGTTGGAGATCGCCCGTGCGCTGGCGGCACGGCCGAAGCTGCTGCTGCTCGACGAGCCGGCGGCCGGCATGAACCCGCAGGAAACGCAGGATCTGATGCATCTGATCCAATGGATTCGCCGTGAGTTCGATTTGACGATTCTCCTGATCGAGCACGACATGTCGTTGGTGATGGGCGTTTGCGAACGGATTTACGTGCTGGATCGCGGCCTGCTGATCGCTGAGGGAACACCGAGCGAGATCAAGTCGAACCCGAAAGTGATCGAAGCCTATCTGGGGCAGGAGGTGTGA
- a CDS encoding HlyD family secretion protein, whose product MNNFRRLLAVNIIILVLLVGGGFAGWYFLNQSATYLTTDNAKIDGQPITIAATAAGQLVDWNGEVGKTYQAGERVGTIQVAGGAPTAAAAAGPVRTDITFPMSATIVEQTAVKNSFVTPGTPLAHAFDLDHLWVTANIKETDINDVKVGQDVDVYVDAYLGTTLKGKVNRIGLATANTFSLLPSSNNTANYTKVTQVIPVTITFDGYKGLKLMPGMNVTVRIHK is encoded by the coding sequence ATGAACAATTTTCGCCGTTTGCTCGCAGTCAACATCATCATTCTCGTTTTGCTGGTGGGGGGCGGCTTCGCCGGTTGGTACTTCCTGAACCAGTCGGCCACCTATCTGACAACCGATAACGCAAAAATCGACGGGCAGCCGATCACGATCGCCGCGACAGCAGCCGGGCAGCTGGTCGATTGGAACGGGGAAGTCGGCAAGACCTATCAGGCGGGCGAACGGGTCGGCACCATCCAGGTGGCTGGCGGAGCGCCGACAGCGGCAGCGGCGGCCGGACCGGTACGGACAGATATTACGTTTCCGATGAGCGCTACGATCGTCGAACAAACGGCTGTCAAAAATTCGTTTGTGACGCCCGGCACACCGCTTGCGCATGCGTTCGACCTCGATCACCTGTGGGTGACCGCAAACATCAAGGAAACCGACATCAATGATGTGAAAGTTGGGCAAGACGTGGATGTGTATGTCGATGCTTATCTCGGCACGACGCTGAAAGGGAAAGTCAACCGAATCGGCCTGGCCACCGCGAACACATTTTCCCTGCTGCCCAGTTCCAACAACACCGCCAACTACACAAAAGTGACCCAGGTGATACCCGTTACGATCACGTTTGACGGATACAAAGGATTGAAACTGATGCCGGGCATGAACGTCACCGTCCGAATCCACAAGTAG
- a CDS encoding ABC transporter ATP-binding protein, whose protein sequence is MLKVDNINVYYGAIHALKGVSLTVNQGEIVTLIGANGAGKSTLLKTLSGLLKPKTGGIEFLGQSIAGQPAQSIVKQGLIHCPEGRRVFANMTVEENLELGAFSRTDKEIKADMEKVFDRFPRLLERRKQQAGTLSGGEQQMLAIGRALMARPKLLLLDEPSMGLAPLLVQEIFRIIQEINQAGTTVLLVEQNANQALRIAHRAYVLETGKIVLSGDAAELAASEEIKKAYLGA, encoded by the coding sequence GTGTTAAAGGTCGATAACATCAACGTGTACTACGGTGCCATCCACGCGCTGAAAGGGGTAAGCCTGACGGTCAATCAAGGCGAAATCGTGACTTTGATCGGCGCCAACGGAGCCGGCAAATCGACACTGCTGAAGACATTGTCGGGACTTTTGAAGCCGAAAACGGGCGGGATCGAATTTTTGGGCCAATCGATCGCCGGCCAGCCCGCCCAGTCGATCGTCAAACAGGGCCTGATCCACTGCCCGGAAGGTCGGCGTGTGTTTGCCAACATGACGGTCGAGGAAAATCTGGAATTGGGCGCTTTTTCCCGTACCGACAAGGAAATCAAGGCGGATATGGAAAAAGTGTTCGACCGTTTCCCACGTTTGCTGGAGCGGCGCAAGCAGCAGGCCGGCACATTGTCCGGCGGCGAGCAGCAGATGTTGGCGATTGGCCGTGCTTTAATGGCGCGCCCCAAGCTGCTGCTGCTCGATGAACCGTCAATGGGCCTGGCGCCGCTTCTGGTGCAGGAGATCTTCCGCATCATCCAGGAAATCAACCAAGCGGGGACAACCGTCTTGCTGGTGGAGCAAAACGCCAACCAGGCGCTGCGGATCGCCCACCGGGCGTATGTGCTGGAAACCGGCAAAATCGTGCTGTCCGGAGACGCCGCCGAACTGGCCGCTTCCGAGGAAATCAAAAAAGCGTATCTGGGCGCATAG
- a CDS encoding YhfC family intramembrane metalloprotease — protein MSVFQLACLLAAGLFCIVLPFLSFLVVKRKLPSRWRIFWIGALTFFIFQILLRLPWQIPLAAWMREHAAEGWMLVWFTLLSGLTAGLFEETGRYLAYRFFVKKPTVGDGVALGMGHGGIESALLVGVSIISASIVTYLATHQQIAIPPDQMAALAAQTNLNGPWYLNFAGAYERVMALIAHVTMSLLVYVAYTRKRFSYFLIAVVVHMAIDAGVVLFAKFTGSTLLAEVLLTAVAVAGWLWMSRLIAKERVQMDIIRTDRSLHVH, from the coding sequence ATGAGTGTGTTCCAATTGGCCTGTCTGCTTGCGGCGGGACTGTTCTGCATTGTGTTGCCGTTTCTTTCGTTTCTGGTGGTGAAACGAAAACTTCCCTCCCGCTGGCGGATTTTCTGGATCGGTGCGCTGACGTTTTTCATCTTTCAGATCCTGCTGCGGCTGCCGTGGCAAATCCCGCTTGCTGCTTGGATGCGCGAACATGCAGCAGAGGGGTGGATGTTGGTCTGGTTCACCTTGTTGTCCGGGCTAACAGCAGGTCTGTTTGAGGAGACGGGGCGCTACCTGGCGTACCGATTTTTCGTGAAAAAACCGACTGTAGGCGACGGCGTCGCATTGGGGATGGGCCACGGCGGAATCGAGAGCGCGCTGCTGGTGGGTGTCAGCATCATTTCGGCCAGTATCGTGACCTATCTGGCTACACATCAACAGATTGCCATCCCGCCCGATCAGATGGCTGCATTGGCGGCGCAAACCAACCTGAACGGACCGTGGTATCTGAATTTTGCCGGAGCTTATGAACGGGTGATGGCGCTGATCGCTCATGTGACGATGAGTTTGCTGGTGTATGTGGCGTATACGCGGAAACGGTTCTCGTATTTTTTGATCGCGGTGGTCGTCCATATGGCGATCGATGCGGGCGTTGTCCTGTTTGCAAAATTCACCGGCAGCACGCTGCTGGCGGAGGTGCTGCTGACGGCGGTGGCGGTTGCCGGATGGTTGTGGATGTCACGTTTGATTGCAAAAGAACGCGTTCAAATGGATATAATTAGGACGGATCGTTCGCTGCATGTCCACTGA